The DNA region TGGCCACCACCAGCGCCGGCGGCGCAAAGCCGGTCAGCGTCTGACGCGGAAATCGCCACACCAGCGCGGCCGCCGCCAGCGCCGCGAACGACAGCGCGGGCAGTTCGACCGCGGCGGCGAACGAGGACGCCAAACCCGCGACGAAGAACCAGCGCCAGCGCTGATCGCCGTCGATCCAGATGCGCAGCACGGCGTCGGTGGCGATGGCCACGCAAACGGCGGCGGGCAGATGATTGTTGATGACGACGACAAACGTGGTGAGAAAGGTGGCCAATGCCGCGGCCGCAAAGGCGAATACGCGGCCCCAATCGGTCGCGCCGTAGCGTTCGACCCAGCGCGCGACAATGGCAAAGTAGAGCAACAGCGGCAACACGTTGATGGTGATCAACATGAAGCGGCCGATCTCGTAGGGATGCGTGCCGAGCGTGCGGCCGGTGAGCCGGTGGATGATCCAGTACTCGCCCGCCATCAATGTGGGAAACAGCGGCGGCTTGCTGGAATAGAGATGGCCGTCGTCGGGCCGCTTGACCATGTCGATCGTGTCCCAGTTGGGCTGGGCGATAATCTCGTCAATTTGGTACGTGCCGAGTTCGACCAGCGCGCGGACGGTGCACCAGCGGCTGCGATCGTTGGCGCTGAGAAAAGGACGCTGCAACAACGGCTTGCCATTCTTGGTCCGCGACTTGTCGATTTCAATTTTGTCGACGGCGTTGACCGCCAGAATGCGGCCGAGCATCCCGCCCAGCGCAATCGACGCGATGATCAGATAAACGCCGCGCCGCAGCGCGCTGTTGGAGTCGGCGGCGCTCATGGCGCGCGAGAACCGACTTGTGGTCGGCTCGCCCCGTGGATGGCGCCATTGGCGGAATCCGATGGTGGGACTGGCTGCGCCGCGCCGCGCGAAACGATCTGCGCGACCGAGTATCGGTCGCTGCCGCGGCTGCTGCGATCGACGATGAGCTCGGCCACCAGACCTAACGACATGAGTTGCACTCCCAGCAAGATGAACATCGCCGCGCCGAGAAACGCGCGCTGTGGATCGAGCCAGCCCAGTTGGCTGCCAGGAGCCAGCGCGGCCAGCACATTGTCGAGAGCCAGATAGCCCAGGCCGGTCAGTCCGGCCACAAAGCAAACCAGCCCGGCGGCGCCCAGCAGGTGCTGCGGCCGCTGGCCGAACCCGGTAAGAAAGCGGACGGTGAGCAGATCCAAAAAGCCTTTGACAATGCGGTTGACGCCGTACTTCGACTGGCCGTAGCGGCGCGGGCGATGCCGCACCACCACCTCACCAACGCGAAAACCGCGCGCGGCGGCCAGCACCGGGACAAAGCGATGCAACTCGCCGTACAACCGCACTTCGTTCAGCACCTCGCGGCGGCAACACTTCATGCCGCAGTTATGATCGTGCAGCGCCACTCCGGTGAGCTTGCTGACCATCCAGTTAAAGACGCGCGACGGACCCACCTTGTGCCAGGGGTCGTAGCGCACCTGCTTCCAGCCACTGACCACGTCGAGGCCACCGGCGATGGCGTCCAAGAACAACGGAATCTCGGCGGGATTGTCTTGCAGGTCGGCGTCGAGCGTCATGACCAGGTCGCCGCGCGCCTGCTCGAAGCCGGCGGACAAGGCGGCCGCCTTGCCAAAGTTGCGCCGGAAGCGAACGCCGCTGACGCGCGGGTCGCGCTCGGCGAGGGTCTCGATCTGGCGCCAAGAGTCGTCGCTCGAGCCATCGTCGACAAAGATGATGTCGAGGTCGTAACCGCGATCGCGCGCGACCTCGGCCAACTCGGCATGGAGCGGCGCGAGGCTTTCGCGTTCGTTGTACACCGGTATGACGATCGACAGCATGAATCCGACACTGGCCAGCGCCAGCGCCATGACAAACGGGATGGTTGCGAGCACATGCTCGCGGCAGGCGCACGAGGGGGAACCGCGCTAGTGCGCATTCGCCGACTCGCGCGGGCCAGCCACATACAGAATAGCCGAAAGCAAGACTTCCGACACGAGCCAGACCACGCGCACCACCAGCGCGGCGACCAGCGCAACGGCGGCGCCATAGCGCGGCGCAAGGAGTTCGAGCAAAACGGCTTCGCGCACGAAGGCCCCGCCCGGAATCAGCGAGGCGAAGCCGGCGACCATCGCCAACGCCACCGAGGCCAGATAGAACGGAAATTCCGACAAGGGAACTTGCGCCGCTGGCAACACCCCGCGCAGCGCGGCCCAAAAGCTCAGCGCCAACATGAGCCACAAGGCAAAATTGGCGCACCAGCCAACCACCACGTGGCGCATGTCGATGCGCACCAGCTCGGCCGCGAGCCGAAAACCGGGCCGCACGCGCTCCAGCAACCTGCCTGCCAAGCGCAGCACGGGGGGCAAGGTGACCAGCACGCCGCCGGCCCCACAGCAAATGGCGACCACGGCGGCCAACCCCGTGGCGCGTTGCCATCCCAACAACACGATTGCGGCCAGGCAGGCGCCAACCCCCATCATGGTCATCGTTTCGTAAAACACCGCCAGCGAGGCGGGGCCCACCAGTCGGCCTGCTCGCGGCAACAACGCAATGCGGATCACGAACACCATCGCCTTGCCCGGCACGTACTTGCCGACGTGACCTATATAATGCGCGCGAAATGTCGAAAACGGCGCCACCGGCAGATCAAAGCAGCGCAACAACCAATACCAGAACCAAGCGGCGGGGAGCAGACCAACCAGGTAAATGACGCCCGATGCGATCAGCCAAGGCCAATCGAATTGGAGTTCTTGCTCCCCGAGCTTGCGCCAAGCCGCGACCAGCGAATGTTGGACGCCCAACAGC from Pirellulales bacterium includes:
- a CDS encoding glycosyltransferase family 2 protein: MALALASVGFMLSIVIPVYNERESLAPLHAELAEVARDRGYDLDIIFVDDGSSDDSWRQIETLAERDPRVSGVRFRRNFGKAAALSAGFEQARGDLVMTLDADLQDNPAEIPLFLDAIAGGLDVVSGWKQVRYDPWHKVGPSRVFNWMVSKLTGVALHDHNCGMKCCRREVLNEVRLYGELHRFVPVLAAARGFRVGEVVVRHRPRRYGQSKYGVNRIVKGFLDLLTVRFLTGFGQRPQHLLGAAGLVCFVAGLTGLGYLALDNVLAALAPGSQLGWLDPQRAFLGAAMFILLGVQLMSLGLVAELIVDRSSRGSDRYSVAQIVSRGAAQPVPPSDSANGAIHGASRPQVGSRAP
- a CDS encoding flippase-like domain-containing protein, producing the protein MTTSLEKSTATSEPRLQPRRWLLAIKLAVVLLVLLGVQHSLVAAWRKLGEQELQFDWPWLIASGVIYLVGLLPAAWFWYWLLRCFDLPVAPFSTFRAHYIGHVGKYVPGKAMVFVIRIALLPRAGRLVGPASLAVFYETMTMMGVGACLAAIVLLGWQRATGLAAVVAICCGAGGVLVTLPPVLRLAGRLLERVRPGFRLAAELVRIDMRHVVVGWCANFALWLMLALSFWAALRGVLPAAQVPLSEFPFYLASVALAMVAGFASLIPGGAFVREAVLLELLAPRYGAAVALVAALVVRVVWLVSEVLLSAILYVAGPRESANAH